A region of Thermogemmata fonticola DNA encodes the following proteins:
- a CDS encoding S46 family peptidase, which yields MTAAEARFRWRSGRGGQTQRERYNVATSGLWPTPRRREGDLSRGGQDATVRPVEGQIMRSRFITLAKNVILAVGWLMMAEPVYGDEGMWLFNQPPREYLQKQYGFAPDDAWLEHVRLASVRFNSGGSGSFVSPYGLVMTNHHVASDDLAKLSTPEKNYLRDGFHAKTLAEELPCKGLELNVLIGIQDVTAEVEKAVPPGTPPAEAFKLRQARIAELEKAAADPDKNIRADVVTLYAGGQYHLYTFKKYTDIRLVFAPEKDAAFFGGDPDNFEYPRYCLDVAFVRVYENGKPINSQHYLKWSAQGSREGELVFVSGHPGRTNRGNTMAELKYLRDTGYPYLLQRLNRLEVLLSAWSARSERNAQRAEDELFSIQNSRKARIGGLAGLLDPKLMARKEAQEKRLRDYLTHLQVRMQPLPPWHAEATKAFEVIAQAEKVRAELIRDVTLLENAAGFYCASFGIARTLVRAAEELPKPGGERLREFADARLPSLKFQLFSDEPIYEDLEIVKLTDALTFLATSLGAEHELVQKVLAGKSPRERAYELISGTRVRDVEFRKKVFAEIEEKAKAGQKVEVSRWNDPMMDLALLVDPAARAVRKRFENEVEEPKRQAYAALAKARFAMDGDRVYPDATFTLRLAFGVVKGYKEDGKDVPPFTTFAGMFQRAEEQKHQPPFVLPKRWLERKKALDLQTPLNFVCTADIIGGNSGSPVINKKGEVVGLIFDGNIQSLVLDFIYDDEQARAISVDSRGILEALRKIYDAQDLADEITGVLKR from the coding sequence ATGACGGCGGCCGAGGCTCGATTTCGCTGGCGGAGCGGCAGGGGCGGACAAACGCAACGGGAACGCTATAACGTCGCCACCAGCGGGTTGTGGCCCACACCACGGCGGAGGGAAGGGGACCTCAGTCGCGGCGGGCAGGACGCAACCGTTCGACCTGTGGAGGGGCAGATCATGCGCTCCCGGTTCATCACCTTGGCAAAAAACGTGATTCTAGCAGTGGGATGGCTTATGATGGCGGAACCCGTCTATGGCGATGAGGGGATGTGGCTGTTCAACCAGCCGCCGCGGGAATACTTGCAGAAACAGTACGGTTTCGCCCCGGATGACGCCTGGTTGGAACATGTCCGGCTGGCCTCGGTCCGCTTCAATTCCGGCGGCTCCGGCAGCTTCGTCAGCCCCTACGGCCTGGTGATGACCAATCACCACGTGGCTTCGGATGATCTGGCCAAGCTGTCTACCCCGGAGAAGAACTACCTGCGTGACGGCTTCCATGCGAAAACTTTGGCGGAGGAGTTGCCTTGCAAGGGGCTGGAGCTGAACGTCCTTATCGGGATCCAGGATGTGACGGCGGAGGTGGAAAAGGCGGTGCCGCCGGGGACCCCGCCCGCCGAGGCGTTCAAGCTGCGCCAGGCCCGCATCGCCGAGCTGGAGAAAGCCGCCGCTGACCCAGACAAAAACATCCGCGCCGATGTCGTCACCCTTTACGCTGGCGGGCAATATCACCTCTACACCTTCAAAAAGTACACTGACATCCGCCTGGTTTTCGCGCCGGAAAAAGACGCCGCCTTCTTCGGCGGAGACCCGGACAACTTCGAATATCCCCGCTACTGCCTCGATGTGGCCTTTGTGCGCGTGTACGAGAACGGCAAGCCGATCAACAGCCAGCATTATCTGAAGTGGAGCGCCCAGGGGAGCCGGGAAGGGGAGCTGGTCTTCGTCTCGGGGCATCCGGGCCGGACCAACCGGGGCAATACGATGGCGGAGCTGAAATACCTGCGGGACACCGGCTATCCCTATCTGCTCCAGCGTCTCAACCGGCTGGAGGTGCTGCTGAGCGCCTGGAGCGCCCGCAGCGAGCGCAATGCCCAGCGTGCGGAAGATGAGCTATTCAGCATCCAGAACAGCCGCAAGGCGCGGATCGGCGGCTTGGCGGGCCTGCTCGATCCCAAACTGATGGCCCGCAAAGAGGCCCAGGAGAAACGCCTGCGGGACTATCTGACCCATTTGCAAGTGCGGATGCAGCCCCTGCCGCCTTGGCACGCCGAGGCCACGAAAGCCTTTGAGGTCATCGCCCAGGCGGAAAAGGTCCGGGCCGAGTTGATCCGGGATGTCACCCTGCTGGAAAACGCCGCCGGCTTCTATTGCGCCTCCTTCGGAATCGCCCGAACCCTCGTCCGTGCTGCCGAGGAGCTGCCCAAACCCGGCGGAGAACGCCTGCGCGAGTTCGCCGACGCTCGCCTGCCCAGCCTCAAATTCCAGCTCTTCTCCGATGAACCGATCTATGAAGACCTGGAGATCGTCAAACTCACCGATGCCCTGACCTTCCTGGCGACGAGTCTGGGAGCGGAGCACGAACTGGTTCAGAAAGTGCTGGCTGGCAAATCCCCCCGCGAACGGGCCTATGAATTGATCAGCGGCACTCGCGTCCGCGATGTGGAGTTCCGCAAGAAAGTCTTCGCAGAGATCGAAGAGAAGGCCAAGGCCGGCCAGAAGGTCGAGGTCAGCCGTTGGAACGATCCGATGATGGATCTGGCCCTGCTGGTCGATCCGGCTGCCCGCGCCGTACGCAAGCGCTTCGAGAATGAAGTCGAGGAGCCGAAGCGCCAGGCTTACGCCGCTTTGGCCAAGGCCCGCTTCGCCATGGATGGGGACCGGGTCTATCCTGATGCCACCTTTACCCTGCGTTTGGCCTTCGGCGTGGTCAAGGGGTACAAGGAAGATGGCAAGGACGTGCCGCCGTTCACCACCTTCGCCGGCATGTTCCAGCGAGCCGAGGAGCAGAAGCATCAGCCCCCCTTCGTGCTGCCCAAGCGCTGGCTGGAGCGCAAAAAGGCCCTCGATCTCCAGACGCCGCTGAACTTCGTCTGCACGGCGGATATTATCGGCGGCAACTCCGGCTCGCCGGTCATCAACAAAAAGGGGGAGGTCGTGGGCCTGATCTTCGATGGCAACATCCAGTCGCTGGTGCTGGACTTCATCTACGATGACGAGCAAGCGCGGGCCATCTCCGTCGATAGCCGGGGCATTCTGGAAGCGCTGCGCAAAATCTACGATGCCCAGGACCTGGCGGATGAGATCACCGGCGTCCTCAAGCGCTGA
- the lpdA gene encoding dihydrolipoyl dehydrogenase, with amino-acid sequence MAETRSTQLLVIGAGPGGYPAALHAADRGWAVTLVDEDNRLGGVCLNRGCIPSKALLHIARLLHEVRALAEQGVRFEGPQIDLERLRSYVQKQVVGRLNSGIAQLTKARGVQVLTGHATFLDPHTVRVRPSVGEELTLRFEHCILAPGSLPVVPSAWQVDPQRIWDSTAALQLSCLPPRLLVIGGGYIGLEIGTVYAALGSQVTVVEALDGLLPLADRDLVAPLEKRLRREFAAIYVNTRVASVQAAEEGIAVTLEGRDVPERLLFDHVLVAVGRRPNTAHLNLDKAGVQVDERGYIRVDAQRRTSVPHIYAVGDAAGEPGLAHKATAEARVAVEALLGEPAAWQPRAIPAVVFTDPEIAWAGLTEKQAQAEGIPHEVLKFPWTASGRAVTLDRTEGLTKLLVEPDSKRILGVGMVGVGVGDMIAEGVLAIEMGAVARDLLETIHPHPTLSETLMECAELAYGASVHIARPKRS; translated from the coding sequence ATGGCGGAAACCCGCAGCACTCAGCTCCTGGTGATTGGCGCCGGACCCGGCGGCTACCCGGCGGCGTTGCATGCGGCCGATCGCGGATGGGCCGTCACCCTGGTCGATGAGGATAACCGCCTGGGCGGCGTCTGCCTCAATCGCGGCTGCATCCCCTCCAAGGCGCTGTTGCATATCGCCCGGCTCCTCCATGAAGTCCGCGCCTTGGCGGAACAGGGCGTGCGCTTCGAGGGACCGCAGATCGACCTGGAGCGCCTGCGCAGCTACGTCCAGAAGCAAGTCGTGGGCCGGCTCAATAGCGGGATCGCCCAGTTGACCAAGGCCCGCGGCGTCCAGGTGCTCACCGGTCACGCCACCTTCCTCGACCCGCACACCGTCCGGGTGCGTCCCAGCGTCGGCGAAGAGCTGACCTTGCGCTTCGAGCATTGCATCCTGGCTCCCGGCTCGCTGCCCGTGGTGCCTTCCGCCTGGCAGGTCGATCCCCAGCGCATCTGGGATAGCACGGCCGCCCTGCAACTGTCCTGCCTGCCGCCGCGCTTGTTGGTCATCGGAGGGGGGTACATTGGCTTGGAGATCGGCACCGTCTATGCGGCCCTGGGCAGCCAGGTGACGGTCGTGGAAGCCTTGGACGGCCTCTTGCCCCTGGCGGACCGGGACCTGGTGGCGCCGCTGGAGAAACGCCTGCGTCGGGAGTTCGCCGCCATTTACGTGAACACGCGGGTGGCCAGTGTGCAAGCGGCGGAGGAGGGGATCGCTGTGACCCTGGAAGGCCGGGATGTGCCGGAACGGCTCCTCTTCGACCACGTGCTGGTCGCCGTGGGGCGCCGGCCCAATACGGCCCATCTGAACCTGGACAAGGCCGGGGTGCAGGTCGATGAGCGTGGTTACATCCGCGTCGATGCACAACGCCGCACCAGCGTACCGCACATCTATGCCGTGGGCGATGCGGCGGGGGAGCCGGGACTGGCCCACAAGGCGACAGCGGAAGCACGGGTCGCCGTCGAAGCGCTCTTGGGGGAACCGGCGGCCTGGCAGCCCCGCGCGATTCCAGCCGTGGTCTTCACCGATCCGGAAATCGCCTGGGCCGGCCTGACGGAAAAGCAAGCCCAGGCGGAAGGGATTCCCCACGAGGTCCTCAAGTTCCCCTGGACCGCCAGCGGCCGCGCAGTAACCCTCGACCGCACCGAAGGGTTGACCAAACTCCTCGTCGAGCCGGACAGCAAACGCATCCTGGGCGTTGGCATGGTCGGCGTCGGTGTCGGAGATATGATCGCCGAAGGAGTGTTGGCCATCGAGATGGGCGCCGTCGCCCGCGACCTCCTGGAAACCATTCACCCCCATCCCACCCTTTCGGAAACCCTCATGGAATGTGCCGAGCTGGCTTACGGTGCCTCCGTCCATATCGCTCGTCCGAAACGCAGTTAG
- a CDS encoding TIGR04283 family arsenosugar biosynthesis glycosyltransferase, whose translation MNRSMTDRPSPSRTLTLAVIVPTWQEADCLPLLLQSLQEQSAPAECIVVADGGSTDGTAAIAEQGGALVLSCPQRGRGRQIAYALDFCPQDIILIAHADMIFPPVALERVRQRLADHPEIVGGCLGHRFDSAAWWYRLVEWADRRRARRGLAYGDQAQFFRRSVLEAIGGFPPWPFLEDVALSRRLQLSGPLAYLDLPVTVSPRRFQKRGLLPVLWQNWRIRRRLARHGETIVEKLYQEYYAAPPPAAGVEALRQRETSEPRGQNRSSHAALPGRNRGHASDGVAHG comes from the coding sequence ATGAACCGCTCCATGACAGACCGGCCTTCACCCTCACGCACCCTCACCCTGGCTGTCATCGTGCCGACCTGGCAGGAAGCGGATTGCTTGCCCCTGCTGCTCCAGTCGCTTCAGGAGCAAAGCGCACCGGCCGAGTGCATTGTCGTCGCCGATGGCGGCTCCACGGATGGGACCGCGGCCATCGCGGAGCAAGGCGGCGCCCTGGTTCTCTCCTGTCCTCAGCGCGGCCGAGGCCGACAGATCGCTTACGCCCTGGATTTCTGTCCGCAGGACATCATCCTGATCGCCCATGCCGACATGATCTTCCCCCCTGTGGCTTTGGAACGGGTCCGCCAACGGCTCGCCGATCATCCCGAAATTGTGGGCGGCTGCCTGGGCCATCGCTTTGACAGTGCAGCCTGGTGGTATCGTCTCGTCGAATGGGCCGATCGCCGCCGCGCCCGCCGGGGACTGGCTTACGGCGACCAGGCCCAGTTCTTCCGCCGCTCGGTCCTGGAAGCCATCGGCGGCTTTCCCCCCTGGCCGTTTCTGGAAGATGTGGCCCTATCCCGGCGTTTGCAGCTAAGCGGACCGCTCGCCTATCTCGATCTTCCCGTGACGGTCTCTCCGCGCCGCTTCCAAAAGCGGGGACTGCTCCCCGTGCTGTGGCAGAACTGGCGCATCCGGCGGCGTTTGGCCCGGCATGGCGAAACCATCGTAGAGAAACTGTACCAGGAATACTACGCGGCCCCACCGCCGGCCGCCGGCGTAGAAGCGCTTAGGCAACGAGAAACATCAGAGCCAAGGGGCCAGAACCGCTCTTCTCACGCCGCACTTCCTGGAAGGAACCGGGGACACGCTTCGGACGGCGTAGCCCACGGATAG
- a CDS encoding tryptophanase, whose protein sequence is MKTIIEPFRIKMVEPLRLTTRAEREAILRSAYFNPFLIPAEAVLIDLLTDSGTAAMSSEQWAGMLRGDESYAGARSWYRFEAVMKEITGMPHVLPTHQGRASERILFELLGGPGKIVPSNSHFDTTRANIEHSGAEAVDLLCEEGKKPRLRRPFKGNMDVARLEELIQKVGPERIPVVMMTVTNNTGGGQPVSLANLRAVRQVCDRYGIPLFLDACRFAENAYFIKLREEGQQHRSVRDIVRDMFALADGATISAKKDGLVNIGGVLLMRDDQLAQRANNLLILTEGFITYGGLAGRDLEAMAQGFQEVLDEDYLQYRIRSVEYLGEGLLHAGVRIVEPPGGHAIYIDAADFCEHLTPDEFPGQALVCALYRHAGIRGVEIGSVMFGRQDPATGRMIHPPMQLVRLAIPRRVYTQSHIDYVIEAVAEVYADRSSIRGLRLIDAPPLLRHFTARFEEI, encoded by the coding sequence ATGAAGACCATCATCGAACCCTTTCGCATCAAGATGGTGGAACCGTTACGGTTGACCACACGCGCGGAACGGGAGGCGATTTTGCGTTCCGCCTATTTCAATCCGTTTTTGATACCGGCGGAGGCGGTGCTGATCGACTTGCTCACCGACAGCGGCACAGCGGCGATGTCCAGCGAGCAGTGGGCCGGGATGCTCCGGGGCGACGAGTCGTACGCGGGGGCGCGGAGCTGGTATCGTTTCGAGGCCGTGATGAAGGAGATCACCGGCATGCCCCACGTTCTGCCGACGCATCAAGGCCGGGCCAGCGAACGCATCCTCTTCGAGCTGCTCGGCGGGCCGGGTAAGATCGTGCCGAGCAATAGCCACTTCGACACCACCCGCGCGAATATCGAGCACTCCGGAGCGGAGGCGGTGGACCTGCTCTGCGAAGAAGGGAAAAAGCCCCGCCTGCGCCGCCCTTTCAAGGGGAACATGGATGTGGCCCGGCTGGAAGAGCTAATCCAGAAGGTGGGGCCGGAACGCATCCCCGTCGTCATGATGACCGTCACGAACAACACCGGCGGCGGCCAACCCGTGAGCCTGGCCAATCTTCGAGCGGTGCGCCAGGTCTGCGACCGTTACGGCATCCCGTTGTTCCTGGACGCCTGCCGCTTCGCCGAGAATGCCTACTTCATCAAACTGCGGGAAGAAGGACAGCAGCACCGCTCCGTGCGGGACATCGTCCGGGACATGTTCGCTCTGGCCGACGGCGCCACCATCAGCGCCAAGAAGGATGGGCTGGTCAACATCGGCGGCGTGCTGCTCATGCGGGATGATCAGCTAGCCCAGCGGGCCAACAACCTCCTGATCCTGACCGAAGGGTTCATCACTTACGGCGGACTGGCAGGGCGGGACCTGGAAGCGATGGCCCAGGGTTTCCAGGAAGTGCTGGACGAGGATTACTTGCAATACCGCATCCGCAGCGTGGAGTATCTGGGCGAAGGTCTGCTGCATGCCGGGGTGCGGATCGTCGAGCCGCCGGGGGGGCACGCTATTTACATCGATGCCGCCGATTTCTGCGAACACTTGACGCCGGATGAATTTCCCGGCCAGGCCCTGGTGTGTGCCCTGTACCGCCATGCGGGGATCCGCGGCGTCGAGATCGGCAGCGTCATGTTCGGACGGCAGGACCCGGCCACGGGACGCATGATCCATCCGCCGATGCAATTGGTGCGCCTGGCCATCCCCCGCCGGGTGTACACCCAAAGCCACATCGACTACGTCATCGAAGCCGTGGCGGAAGTCTACGCCGACCGCTCGTCCATCCGCGGCTTGCGCCTCATCGACGCACCCCCGCTACTGCGGCATTTCACCGCCCGCTTTGAGGAGATTTGA
- a CDS encoding GNAT family N-acetyltransferase, whose translation MIRLLQPPDVPPLLELTAQTDMFLPHELDALEEVFTDYFAALKDYDHHAWVWEAEERLLGFVYYAPAPLTDRSWYLYWIVVAKEYQRQGLGSRLLQFVEADLRTRGARLLLVETSSKPSYAPTRAFYHKHGYTLCATVPDFYADGDSLVIFARRL comes from the coding sequence ATGATCCGCCTGCTCCAACCGCCGGATGTCCCCCCGTTGCTGGAACTCACCGCGCAGACGGATATGTTCCTCCCTCACGAACTGGACGCTCTGGAGGAAGTCTTTACGGACTACTTCGCCGCCCTGAAGGATTACGATCATCACGCCTGGGTTTGGGAGGCGGAAGAGCGCTTGCTCGGCTTCGTCTACTATGCCCCGGCACCGCTGACGGATCGGAGCTGGTATCTCTACTGGATCGTCGTGGCAAAGGAGTACCAGCGCCAGGGCTTGGGCAGCCGATTGCTCCAATTTGTGGAAGCGGACCTGCGCACCCGCGGAGCACGTCTGTTGCTCGTCGAAACGTCCTCCAAGCCGTCCTACGCTCCGACTCGCGCCTTCTACCACAAACACGGTTACACGCTTTGTGCTACCGTGCCGGACTTTTACGCCGATGGCGACAGCCTGGTCATTTTTGCCCGCCGCCTCTGA
- a CDS encoding 3'(2'),5'-bisphosphate nucleotidase CysQ family protein: protein MPWDRELTIALKVAEEAAERLRQEYQAFTAIPDAPADISTPVDRRAQELILDRLHHHFPHDALCAEEKISGFETVAQRGPRTWVVDPIDGTRGFARKNGQFSVMIGLLAEGMPVVGVVAEPAQNRITFARQGGGCWTYVGDATAVRCQVSRRPFSECILVQSWAKPGQVSRAAALLTPKHIQETYSGGVKLARVARGEADVYANTYETFHDWDICAGHLLVTEAGGTVTDLFGQPIAYQADDFAQRRGLLATNGLCHAEALQRLQPLTARFRSA, encoded by the coding sequence ATGCCCTGGGATAGGGAATTGACGATCGCTCTGAAGGTGGCGGAGGAAGCCGCGGAGCGCCTCCGCCAGGAATACCAGGCCTTCACAGCCATTCCGGATGCCCCTGCCGACATCAGCACCCCCGTCGATCGGCGGGCGCAGGAACTGATTTTGGATCGGCTCCACCACCACTTCCCCCACGATGCTCTCTGCGCGGAGGAGAAGATCAGCGGTTTCGAGACTGTGGCACAGCGCGGCCCGCGGACGTGGGTCGTCGATCCGATCGACGGCACCCGGGGGTTCGCCCGCAAAAACGGCCAGTTCTCCGTGATGATCGGCCTTTTGGCCGAGGGAATGCCAGTGGTGGGAGTCGTCGCTGAACCCGCCCAGAATCGGATCACCTTCGCGCGGCAGGGCGGCGGCTGCTGGACCTATGTCGGGGATGCCACCGCCGTCCGCTGCCAGGTCTCCCGCCGCCCCTTTTCCGAGTGCATCCTGGTGCAATCCTGGGCCAAACCTGGCCAAGTCAGCCGCGCCGCAGCTCTGCTCACACCCAAGCACATTCAGGAGACCTATTCCGGCGGCGTCAAGCTCGCCCGTGTCGCCCGCGGCGAAGCCGACGTTTACGCCAACACCTACGAAACCTTTCACGACTGGGACATCTGCGCGGGACACTTGCTGGTCACTGAAGCCGGCGGCACTGTCACCGACCTCTTCGGCCAACCCATCGCTTATCAAGCGGACGACTTCGCCCAGCGCCGCGGACTGCTCGCCACCAATGGCCTGTGCCACGCCGAGGCCCTTCAGCGTCTCCAACCCCTGACGGCACGCTTCCGTTCCGCTTGA